DNA sequence from the Hyalangium ruber genome:
GGCCCCGGACGAACTGCACGTAGAGGAAGACCAGGGGCGCGTTGAAGATCAGCGCGTCGATGCGGTCCAGGATTCCGCCGTGCCCGGGGATGAGCTTGCCCGAGTCCTTCACCCCGTAGGCGCGCTTGAGCATCGACTCGCATAAGTCCCCGATGGGGCCGAAGATGCCGCCCACCACCCCCATCACCACACAGTCGACCACGGTGAAGTGGGGGAAGAAGCCTGCCCGGGCGATGAACATGCCGCCCACCGAGCCCACCATGCCCCCGAAGAAGCCCTCCCACGTCTTGTTCGGGCTCACCTCCACATACAGCTTGTGGCGGCCCAGGAAGCGGCCCGCGAAGTAGGCGGCGGTGTCATTGGCCCAGGTAATCACCAGCGCGCAGATGACCCAGGACAAGCCGTTCTCGAGCAGGCGCACCGCCGACAGGGCCGTGAGCCCCACCGCGCCGTAGAGAAAGCCCGTAATGAGGTGGGCGGCGCGCACGGGCGCCTCGGGCAGCGGCCCGCGGATGAGGTGGTAGGTCCACGCGAAAAAGAAGACGCCCGCGGTGAGCCAGAAGGCCACCTCCCCCACGTGCTCGGGGTTGCGCAGGGGCACCAGGG
Encoded proteins:
- a CDS encoding phosphatidate cytidylyltransferase, which translates into the protein MNEKNKNLVVRIVSAVVLLPVVLFLLWKGGAYSAGLLGVAAAACASEYYTITMKKLTPAAWVGLVLAGLVPLVPLRNPEHVGEVAFWLTAGVFFFAWTYHLIRGPLPEAPVRAAHLITGFLYGAVGLTALSAVRLLENGLSWVICALVITWANDTAAYFAGRFLGRHKLYVEVSPNKTWEGFFGGMVGSVGGMFIARAGFFPHFTVVDCVVMGVVGGIFGPIGDLCESMLKRAYGVKDSGKLIPGHGGILDRIDALIFNAPLVFLYVQFVRGLLS